The proteins below come from a single Esox lucius isolate fEsoLuc1 chromosome 7, fEsoLuc1.pri, whole genome shotgun sequence genomic window:
- the LOC105008236 gene encoding GTPase IMAP family member 8 produces MGQAMGPPKPLQVVLLGKTGAGISATGNTFLGRTAFKSKKSSRSVTTDIEIQSVTIDGIDFLVYDTPGFCNQGLPEVLVQQKSQEVLNLTSSGTRVFLLVMKIGRLTEEENSVISKVEELLGESFSNQTWILFTRGDELVHQTIEEFIAESEDLTELVKKCKGRYHVFDNKSGDPDQVKSLLKKTLISLNPRRIVLLGKTGGGRSATGNTILGGNHFHSELSCSSVTQTSEVQQAPVDGRQISVVDTPGLFDTQRSAEEIAWEIRKSVTMSSPGPHAFLIVVSVQGRFTHQDKIMMELLETMFGSELTNHAIILFTHGDQLEGHSIDRLIHGHIDLSRLVALCRGRYHVFDNKAVGNITQVRELMEKIDKMVEENGGTCYNNEVNWHLAQKEEEEEREMEEIQFQMRRVRIWGMESEDPQMIRERLQRDMQSFWKGRDQIGMLIGKMDSVCETDSLQRDSMRRWIEEKISLQREMLKRYQEMKTILQSELERLVSKLERVTGERSRVVDLTTLHAQQDIQGERESIHLEMVEMVNLQEEMESVWKDTERMIDMEKRHKEKLYKERRHMERRRMESVYKERRRMLHERMQSVQKKMKRIPKEMEKWLKKETEMMLKERKQRYQREMERLEMDMKIEKHLLQWYH; encoded by the exons ATGGGTCAAGCTATGGGCCCTCCTAAACCATTACAAGTTGTGTTACTTGGTAAAACAGGAGCCGGGATTAGTGCGACGGGTAACACCTTCCTGGGACGAACAGCTTTTAAGTCAAAGAAGAGTTCCAGATCAGTGACCACTGATATTGAAATACAAAGTGTCACAATTGATGGAATAGACTTTTTGGTTTATGACACACCTGGATTCTGCAACCAGGGTCTACCAGAAGTACTTGTTCAGCAGAAAAGTCAGGAAGTCCTCAATTTAACCTCATCTGGCACCCGTGTGTTTCTGTTGGTCATGAAGATTGGCAGGTTGACAGAAGAAGAAAATAGTGTCATCAGTAAAGTAGAAGAGCTTCTAGGAGAGAGTTTCTCAAACCAAACCTGGATCCTGTTCACCAGAGGAGATGAGCTAGTACACCAAACTATAGAAGAATTTATTGCTGAGTCAGAAGACCTGACAGAACTGGTGAAGAAATGCAAAGGAAGATACCATGTGTTCGACAACAAGAGTGGTGATCCAGACCAGGTCAAATCACtactgaaaaagacattgatTTCCCTAA ATCCaaggaggattgtgctgctggGCAAAACCGGTGGCGGAAGGAGTGCAACAGGAAACACAATCCTGGGAGGAAATCATTTCCATTCTGAACTGAGCTGTTCCTCTGTAACCCAAACAAGTGAAGTTCAGCAGGCTCCGGTAGATGGAAGGCAAATCAGCGTGGTGGACACTCCAGGCCTGTTTGACACACAGCGTAGTGCAGAGGAAATAGCTTGGGAGATTAGAAAGAGTGTCACTATGTCAAGTCCAGGGCCCCACGCCTTCCTCATAGTGGTGTCTGTGCAAGGCAGGTTCACACACCAGGACAAAATAATGATGGAACTTTTAGAGACCATGTTTGGTTCAGAATTGACAAATCATGCCATCATTCTGTTTACTCATGGAGACCAGCTAGAGGGTCACAGCATAGACAGACTGATTCATGGTCACATTGACCTCAGCAGACTGGTAGCGCTGTGCAGAGGAAGATATCACGTCTTTGACAATAAAGCTGTAGGGAACATAACACAGGTGAGAGAGCTGATGGAGAAGATTGACAAAATGGTGGAGGAGAATGGAGGAACGTGCTACAACAATGAGGTAAACTGGCATCTAGcccagaaagaggaggaggaggagagggagatggaggagatcCAGTTCCAGATGAGGAGAGTGAGGATCTGGGGGATGGAGAGCGAGGACCCTCAGATGATAAGAGAGAGGCTTCAGAGGGACATGCAAAGTTTCTGGAAGGGGAGAGACCAGATAGGAATGTTGATAGGCAAGATGGACAGCGTGTGTGAGACTGACAGTTTGCAGAGAGACTCGATGAGACGGTGGATCGAGGAGAAGATCAGTCTCCAGAGAGAGATGTTGAAAagataccaggagatgaagACAATACTCCAAAGCGAGTTAGAGCGGTTGGTGAGTAAGTTGGAGAGGGTAACAGGGGAAAGGTCCCGGGTGGTTGACCTGACGACACTGCACGCTCAACAGGACatccagggggagagagagagcatccACTTGGAAATGGTTGAGATGGTGAATTTgcaggaggagatggagagtgtTTGGAAGGACACGGAGAGGATGATTGACATGGAGAAGAGGCACAAGGAGAAGTTGTACAAGGAGAGGAGACACATGGAGAGGAGGCGCATGGAGAGTGTGTACAAGGAGAGGAGGCGCATGTTGCATGAAAGGATGCAGAGTGTGCAaaagaagatgaagaggattccgaaagagatggagaagtgGCTCAAGAAGGAGACGGAGATGATGCTGAAGGAAAGGAAGCAGCGGTaccagagggagatggagaggttggagatggACATGAAGATTGAGAAACATTTGTTGCAGTGGTATCATTAG